A stretch of Desulfotignum phosphitoxidans DSM 13687 DNA encodes these proteins:
- a CDS encoding DUF5131 family protein, whose amino-acid sequence MSKIEWTGDTWNPVTGCTKLSPGCDNCYAERMANRLKTMEKQQRYRNGFEVTCHPDLLNIPLKWKKPKTVFVCSMGDLFHKNVPVSYIKSVFTIMNKAHWHTFQVLTKRSKRLHKLKDRLKWTDNIWVGVSVENNNLIKRIDRLREVPANIKFLSIEPLLGPMRKMDLSGIDWVIVGGESGPGARPIEEKWVINIKNQCVKNGIPFFFKQWGGTNKKKTGRLLRGKVWDQMPEINDSLRLFG is encoded by the coding sequence ATGAGCAAAATTGAATGGACTGGAGATACATGGAATCCAGTCACTGGCTGTACCAAACTAAGCCCCGGCTGTGATAACTGTTATGCGGAAAGAATGGCAAACCGATTAAAAACCATGGAAAAGCAACAAAGGTACAGAAATGGCTTTGAAGTGACCTGCCACCCTGACCTGTTAAACATACCATTAAAATGGAAGAAACCTAAAACAGTATTTGTTTGTTCTATGGGTGACCTTTTCCACAAAAATGTACCTGTGTCGTATATTAAATCAGTTTTTACCATTATGAACAAAGCCCATTGGCACACTTTTCAGGTTTTAACCAAAAGGTCAAAACGACTGCACAAACTCAAGGATCGCCTTAAATGGACTGACAACATCTGGGTTGGTGTATCTGTTGAAAACAATAATCTCATTAAGAGAATTGACAGATTGAGAGAAGTCCCGGCCAATATCAAATTTCTTTCAATTGAACCACTATTAGGGCCAATGCGGAAAATGGACCTATCCGGCATTGATTGGGTTATCGTTGGTGGCGAGTCCGGCCCCGGTGCCAGACCGATCGAAGAGAAATGGGTGATAAATATTAAAAATCAGTGTGTAAAGAATGGTATCCCTTTCTTCTTTAAACAATGGGGTGGCACAAACAAGAAAAAAACAGGACGTCTATTGCGGGGGAAGGTATGGGACCAAATGCCGGAGATAAATGACTCTTTACGGTTGTTTGGGTAA
- a CDS encoding helix-turn-helix domain-containing protein, translated as MQFLKISNEKNPSIGEVLRFWRKLKRISQMDLALDVGVSTKHLSFVETGRSKPSHNLVLKIAQALKLPLRHRNSFLKAAGYAAMFSEEPFNGQKLEIVRHALKRMLEKHEPYPAFVINSAYKILMANSGYVKMIEFLAGKQVLTKYDNIYHLTFAEDGLRPYIKDWPGIKQFMLNRLLDEAVSTQNAELSTLYEEIKELDKDSSLMDFQVDDNLPILSLTFEKDAMQASFFTTITTLGSPIDLTTQELRIESLFPVDKNTTELFPLEIS; from the coding sequence ATGCAATTTTTGAAAATAAGTAATGAAAAAAATCCATCTATTGGTGAAGTGTTACGTTTCTGGCGAAAGTTGAAAAGGATCAGTCAGATGGATCTGGCTCTCGACGTCGGAGTGTCCACCAAACATTTAAGCTTTGTAGAAACGGGAAGATCAAAGCCCAGCCACAACCTTGTTTTAAAAATCGCCCAAGCACTAAAACTACCACTCAGGCATCGTAATTCATTTTTAAAAGCCGCCGGATATGCCGCTATGTTCAGCGAGGAGCCATTCAATGGACAAAAACTTGAAATTGTCAGGCATGCCTTAAAACGTATGCTGGAAAAGCATGAGCCTTATCCAGCATTTGTGATCAACTCCGCCTATAAGATTCTCATGGCGAATTCCGGCTATGTGAAGATGATCGAATTCCTTGCGGGGAAACAAGTTCTAACAAAATACGACAATATATATCATCTGACATTCGCAGAAGACGGTTTGAGACCGTATATAAAAGATTGGCCTGGAATAAAACAGTTTATGCTAAACCGCCTGTTAGATGAAGCTGTTTCGACTCAAAACGCTGAACTATCCACATTATATGAAGAGATAAAAGAACTGGACAAAGACAGTTCGTTAATGGATTTTCAAGTTGACGACAACCTGCCGATACTGAGTTTGACCTTTGAAAAAGATGCCATGCAGGCAAGTTTTTTCACCACAATTACAACACTGGGCAGTCCGATTGACCTAACCACCCAGGAACTTCGTATTGAGTCTCTTTTCCCGGTGGATAAAAACACCACCGAATTGTTTCCTTTAGAAATCTCTTAA
- a CDS encoding YbaK/EbsC family protein — MSLEAVKKYFVEFNMDHRVMVLEHSTATVEEAAKAHGVDPDQIGKTLSFKIDEKPILIVVAGKAKVDNKKYKGQFSKKAKMLNKDEALEYTGHAVGGVCPFGLKNPIDVYLDVSLKKHTEVIPAAGDSNSSIRLTIDELEKYSNFKKWVDVCKYD, encoded by the coding sequence ATGTCATTGGAAGCCGTTAAGAAATATTTTGTAGAATTCAATATGGACCACCGTGTTATGGTTTTGGAACATTCTACCGCCACAGTTGAAGAGGCTGCCAAGGCTCACGGCGTCGATCCTGATCAGATAGGAAAAACACTGTCGTTCAAAATTGACGAGAAACCCATCCTAATTGTCGTTGCTGGCAAGGCAAAGGTTGATAATAAAAAGTACAAGGGGCAGTTCTCAAAGAAAGCCAAAATGCTCAATAAAGATGAAGCCCTTGAGTACACAGGGCATGCAGTTGGTGGCGTTTGCCCTTTTGGATTGAAGAACCCAATTGATGTTTACCTGGATGTGTCATTGAAAAAGCATACAGAAGTCATCCCGGCTGCCGGTGACAGCAACTCTTCTATACGTTTGACCATAGACGAGCTGGAAAAGTATTCAAATTTTAAAAAATGGGTGGACGTCTGTAAGTATGATTAG